One Flavobacterium sp. 90 DNA segment encodes these proteins:
- the gpmI gene encoding 2,3-bisphosphoglycerate-independent phosphoglycerate mutase encodes MNKKVILMILDGWGKSPDPKVSAIDNANVPFINSLYKDYPSAQLRTDGLNVGLPEGQMGNSEVGHMNLGAGRIVYQDLAKINLAVANKTLAKEQVLVDAFTYAKENNKKVHFLGLVSDGGVHSHTSHLRGLIDASQEYGLDQVFVHAFTDGRDVDPKSGAKYIHDLEEHIKDTPVKIASIIGRYYAMDRDKRWERVKLAYDLVVNAIGTPSKNAVASVLDSYAHDVTDEFIAPIVMVDEEEKPLATIVEGDVVIFFNFRTDRGRELTEALSQQDFHEQNMHKLNLYYVTLTNYDETYQNVKVVYNKDNITETLGEVLEKAGKKQIRIAETEKYPHVTFFFSGGRETPFEGESRILRNSPKVATYDLQPEMSAFELTDALVPELNKGEVDFVCLNFANGDMVGHTGIMSAAIKACEAVDACVKQVIEAALANDYTTIVIADHGNCETMINPDGSPNTAHTTNPVPIILVDKELKNIQNGVLGDIAPTILELMGVQQPNAMTCHSLL; translated from the coding sequence ATGAATAAAAAAGTAATACTTATGATCTTGGACGGTTGGGGAAAATCTCCTGATCCAAAAGTATCAGCGATAGACAATGCAAATGTTCCTTTTATAAACAGCCTTTACAAAGATTACCCAAGCGCACAACTTAGAACTGACGGATTAAATGTTGGTCTTCCTGAAGGTCAAATGGGAAACAGTGAAGTTGGTCACATGAATCTTGGTGCCGGAAGAATTGTATATCAGGATTTAGCCAAAATAAACTTAGCCGTAGCAAACAAAACACTTGCCAAAGAACAAGTACTTGTTGATGCTTTTACTTATGCTAAAGAAAACAATAAAAAAGTTCACTTTTTAGGATTAGTTTCTGACGGAGGTGTTCACTCTCATACTTCTCACTTACGTGGATTAATCGATGCATCACAAGAATATGGTTTAGATCAGGTTTTTGTTCATGCTTTTACAGACGGTCGTGATGTTGATCCAAAATCAGGAGCAAAATACATTCACGATTTAGAAGAACACATTAAAGATACTCCGGTAAAAATAGCTTCAATCATTGGTCGTTACTACGCAATGGATCGTGACAAACGTTGGGAGCGCGTAAAACTAGCTTACGATTTAGTTGTAAACGCTATTGGAACTCCATCTAAAAATGCAGTTGCAAGCGTTCTTGATAGTTATGCACATGACGTTACAGATGAGTTTATTGCTCCAATCGTAATGGTTGACGAAGAAGAAAAACCTCTTGCTACAATTGTCGAAGGTGATGTTGTTATCTTCTTCAATTTTAGAACAGACAGAGGTCGTGAACTTACAGAAGCTCTTTCGCAACAAGATTTCCATGAGCAAAACATGCACAAGTTAAACTTGTATTATGTTACGCTTACCAACTACGACGAAACATACCAAAACGTAAAAGTAGTTTACAATAAAGATAACATCACCGAAACTCTTGGTGAAGTATTAGAAAAAGCGGGTAAAAAACAAATTCGTATTGCTGAAACTGAGAAATATCCGCACGTGACATTTTTCTTTTCTGGCGGAAGAGAAACTCCTTTTGAAGGTGAATCACGTATTTTAAGAAATTCTCCTAAAGTAGCAACTTACGATTTGCAGCCAGAAATGAGCGCTTTTGAATTAACAGATGCTCTTGTTCCTGAATTGAATAAAGGCGAAGTAGATTTCGTTTGTTTAAATTTTGCAAATGGAGATATGGTTGGTCATACTGGAATCATGAGTGCTGCAATTAAAGCTTGTGAAGCTGTAGATGCTTGCGTAAAACAAGTAATCGAAGCGGCTCTTGCCAATGATTATACTACAATCGTAATTGCCGATCACGGAAATTGCGAAACAATGATTAATCCTGATGGAAGCCCAAATACCGCGCACACAACAAACCCAGTGCCGATTATTTTGGTTGACAAAGAATTAAAAAATATCCAAAATGGTGTTTTAGGTGACATCGCTCCTACTATTCTTGAATTAATGGGCGTTCAGCAACCTAATGCAATGACTTGTCATTCGTTATTGTAG
- a CDS encoding TetR/AcrR family transcriptional regulator → MEIILSNIKMQVNEKIYVKDPETSALGKKIIEQSILLIDDIGFDNFTFKKLGEKIGSNESSIYRYFENKHKLLVYLSSWYWSWMEYKLVFTTTNIPDKKEKLDKAITILTEKITDDVSTDHINEAILNKIIIAEFTKTLHTKEVDQENKEGFFLIYKRVINRVVAIVKEVNPDYPYAKSLVSTIVEGSLHQHFLTDHLRSITDCNETVTTTQFYLNLAHNVLR, encoded by the coding sequence ATGGAAATCATACTATCAAATATAAAGATGCAGGTTAACGAAAAGATCTACGTAAAAGATCCGGAAACATCTGCATTGGGAAAAAAGATAATTGAACAAAGTATTCTTCTTATTGATGATATTGGTTTTGACAATTTTACCTTCAAAAAATTAGGCGAAAAAATAGGCTCAAACGAGAGTTCTATTTACCGATATTTCGAAAACAAACACAAATTATTAGTATATTTATCTTCATGGTATTGGAGCTGGATGGAATACAAACTGGTTTTTACTACTACCAATATTCCGGACAAAAAAGAAAAACTCGATAAAGCTATCACCATACTTACCGAGAAAATTACTGATGATGTCTCGACAGACCATATAAACGAAGCGATTTTAAACAAAATAATAATTGCCGAATTCACAAAAACACTTCATACCAAAGAAGTTGATCAGGAAAATAAAGAAGGCTTTTTTTTAATCTATAAAAGAGTTATCAATAGAGTTGTTGCAATTGTCAAGGAAGTAAATCCCGATTATCCTTATGCTAAATCATTAGTATCAACTATTGTCGAAGGAAGTTTACACCAGCATTTTCTAACAGATCATTTAAGATCCATTACAGATTGCAATGAAACTGTGACAACAACACAATTTTACCTAAATCTCGCACATAACGTTCTGCGCTAA